The stretch of DNA TTCTTTTCCGTGAGAAAAAAAGGTTCTTCCAGAATATCCTCCATCTTCAGCGTCTTTCCCGCAAACTCCGAATCTGCAGAGGCCACAAATACTACCGGCTCCGCCTTCTCCATGACCTTCATCCAGTTCTGCTCCCACCTTGGGGTATCCAGTATGTAAATCAGATCCAGCCCGTTATGCTCCATCATTCGTATCAGCTGTTCCGGCGTATCAATAGTCACCTGCATATTTACTTTCGGGTGAAGCTCACGAAATTTGCTGAGAACAGCCGGAAGCTTTGCTGTGCAGAGAGATTCAATGGTCCCGATATGTAATGGATTTTTCAGTTCCGCATCATCATTCATTGACTTTTTTGCTTTATTTACGTCATATAAGATCCGGCTTGCATGCCCCATAAACTCTTTTCCGGACGGAGTAAGCACCACACGCTTTCCGGTTCTGTCAAAAAGTCTTGTTTCCAGCTCACTTTCCAAAAGACGGATCTGGACAGTGATAGCTGACTGGGTGTATCCCAGAACCTCTGCTGCCCTGGAAAAACTCTGAAGCTGTGCTACATGTACAAACGTCTCCAACTGACGGATTTCCATTATTTTCTCCCTTTTTCTATGAAATTTTTTCATCGTGATGATGAAATCTGTGAATTTGCTTTATTTTTATGTCAATGTTACAATACAATCACGAGGACGTCAATCGTATTTTTGTGCAAAATGAATAAATTCATACTTAGGAGGAAAGAATCCAAATGGAAAAGAAAAAAATCAAGATCGGACTTGTGCCGAAGCTGATCATTGCCATCATCATAGGTATCCTGTTCGGCCAGTTCCTTCCGGAAGGCTTCTGTCGCTTTGTTGTAACCCTTTCCGGATTTTTCAGTACCTTTCTGAAATTCGTCATCCCGCTGATGATCCTTGCCTATGTGACCATGGGTATTGCGGATCTTTCACAGGGTGCAGGGAAGCTTCTCCTGATCACAGTGGCTCTGGCTTATGGCTCCACTCTGATCGCAGGTTCCGCATCCTATCTGGTATCATCCAGCCTGTTCCCGCACTTTATGAGTGAAGGTGCACTGGATCAGATCGCAGCTACCGCAGACGCATCCCTGACACCATTTTTCTCCATCACACTGGAGCCGGTCATGGATACTCTTTCTGCTGTTGCCCTTGCCTTTGTCATGGGACTGTGCCTCTCTTCCATGCGTGGAAAAGAAATGGGAAACAGCCTTTATAACGGAATGAGTGACTTTTCCAAGATCATTGACAAGGTCCTTCATACCATTATCATCCCGCTGCTTCCGCTTTACATCTGCGGAACCTTCACAGATATGACTATTTCCGGAAAAACCTTTGCCATCTTAAGCATCCTCTGGAAGGTATTCCTTGTTGTTATCATCATGCACCTGATCTGCATTACGATCCAGTTTGTGATCGCAGGTACTGTCAGCAAAAAGAATCCTTTCACTCTGATCAAAAATCAGATCCCGGGATACACAACCGCGCTGGGAACCCAGTCTTCCGCAGCTACCATCCCGGTCAATCTGGAATGTGCCAAAAAAGACGGCGTGTGCGAGCAGATCCGCAACTTCGTAGTACCGCTCTGTGCAAACATCCACATGGCCGGTTCCATGATCACCATCACAGCCTGTGCTACTGCAGTCTGCCTTATGAACCAGCTGCCCATCAGTCTTGGGATCATCGTTCCGTTCATCATGACTCTCGGTGTTGCCATGGTTGCATCTCCCGGTGCTCCCGGTGGTTCCATCATGACTGCCCTTCCATTCCTTTACATGGTATTCGGAGCGGAAGCCGGTGATCCGGACGGTGCAATCTGCGCGATCATGGTTGCCCTTTATATCACACAGGATTCCTTTGGAACAGCCTGCAATGTATCCGGTGACAATGCTATCGGCGTGATCGTTGACACTATTTATAAGAAATTTATTGTAAAAACACCACAGGAGAATTAAGCAAAATGTCTTTTATCAGTGTATTTGACGTTATGGGTCCCAACATGATCGGTCCTTCCAGTTCTCATACCGCAGGGGCTGCACGCATTGCTTTCCTTGCCCAGAAGATGATCACGCCGCCCCTGAAAAAAGTGGAATTCATCCTTTACGGTTCCTTCGCCAGAACATACAAGGGACACGGTACAGACCGTGCCCTCCTTGGCGGGATCATGGGCTTTTCCACAGATGACATGCGTATACGGAATTCTTTTGATATTGCCAGGGAACAGGGGATCGACTTTTCCTTTACTCCAAATGAAACAGAAACCGATGTCCATCCCAACACTGTCGATATCCACATGGTCAATGACCAGGGACAGGAAATGACAGTCCGGGGGGAATCGCTGGGCGGCGGCAAGGTCCGTATTGTGGAGATCAACCACGTGAAAGTGGATTTCACCGGCGAATACAGTGCCATCATCGTGATCCATCAGGATACTCCCGGTGTTGTGGCCTACATCACCAAATGCTTAAGTGAACGTAACATTAACATTGCCTTCATGCGCCTCTTCCGTGAATCCAAAGGAACCACAGCCTATACGATCGTGGAATCCGACGGTCATCTCCCGGAAGATATCGTAGAAAGCATTCACCGGAACACCAACATCCATGATGTCATGGTTGTTCAGATGTAGGGAAAAGGAGGATGTGTTTTATGGATTTCAAAAATGCCAAGGAACTTCTTGCTCTCTGCCAGAAAAAAAAGCTTCCGATTTCCGAAGTAATGCGCCAGCGTGAGATCCTTCTCGGTGAAACCACTGCTGAAATCGTGGACCAGCGCATGGACCGTGTTCTGGAGATCATGAAGGACGCTGCTTTTTCCCCCATCAAAGATCCGGTGATATCTATGGGCGGACTGATCGGCGGTGAAGCCCGAAAGCTCTGCGAATTTCATGACCTGGGAAAAAGCCTGTGCGGAAATGTTCTCGGAAAGGGAATCACCTACGCTATGGCAACCCTTGAGACCAACGCTTCCATGGGACTTATCGTTGCCTCTCCTACTGCCGGCAGTGCCGGGATCGTTCCCGGAATGATGCTTGCTCTTCAGGAGGTCTACGGCTTTTCCGATAAAAAAATCCGCCAGGCACTATTTAATGCAGGCGCGATCGGCTATCTTGCCATGCGTAATGCAACAGTTGCCGGTGCGGTTGGCGGATGTCAGGCTGAGGTCGGAATCGCTTCTGCAATGGCTGCTTCCGCTGCTGTGGAACTTCTTGGCGGTACACCTCTTCAGTGTACTTATGCTGCTTCCACGGTTCTTATGAACATGCTTGGACTTGTGTGCGACCCTGTAGGCGGCCTGGTGGAATATCCCTGCCAGAACCGTAACGCAGCCGGTGTTTCCAATGCCCTGATCGCAGCGGAAATGTCACTGGCCGGTATCCCCCAGTTCATCCCTCTGGATGAGATGATCGATGCCATGTATACTGTGGGCAAAAAACTTCCTGCAGAGCTTCGTGAGACTGCTCTTGGCGGATGCGCAGCCACGCCGTCTGCCTGTGAGAAATGTCATCTTTGCAGCTGATGAGCAGAGTATAACACATAATAAACAGGGTCCCGACTGAAATGACTCAAACAACAAAACGGAGAATTCCTGAACTTCTTTTTTAGGGAATTCTCCGTTTTCTTTTTTATAACAGGCATTCTGATCTCACATTCGCTGATTGTTCGGATTTTTTCAATTTTATTTCGTAATTCCAGCATTCTGTAGTCCAGATTCGCAATTTCTTCTGCATATTTTTTTTATTCTGCTTCAATTTCCGCATTGTCTCTTTTTTTATAATACAACTCATATTCTAACACAGACCAGTAATCCATCGCAATGGTCCGAAGCTGTATTTCCACCAGTTCTTTCTGTTCACCTTCCGCAGAATAGATGGGGACTTTCACAATGAGATGCAGGCTTTTGCAGCCGTTTTTCTTTGGATTTCTGAAAGAGTTTTCTCGCTATTTTTCTGTTTTCTTACAGAATTACTATGTTTTATGTGGATATGAAATTTATTTTCGGCAATCTATCCGATTATAAATATTAGAAAGATTTTATTTTATCTCTTACTATATTATAACGCGGACTATACTCAGTACCAGCAGATGTGCCGGATAAAAAACATAGAAAAACCATTTGGAAAACTTCGGTGCTTTTTCGGATTTTTTGCCATTATAGAAGCATAGGATGATGATTCCTGACGCCACGATCCCTAATGCCGAAAGCAGAGCATGGATCATTGCCGGTCCGGCTGCCATTTTTTCCACGTAGGAGCTGTAGTTAAACAGCGCAAAAAGGATAGCACCGACTCCGTACGCTGTTATCATCCTCTTCCTGTTCCCCCAGCCTTCATGGAACCAGATGGTAAAAACCGGTGCCAGAATCGCCCAGTCCGAACAAATGGATAGTAGAAGGAGCAGGATCAAAAGTGGAATTCTCCATTTACTTGCCATCATCCTTTCCTGAACAACCAGGATCATAAAACAGATAAACAGAGTAAAGATCATATTCAGCTGTGAATTCCCAAAAGCCATCATATAGGGAACCTGGGAGATCCCGGCAAAGATCAGAAGTCTTTCACCGTATTTTCTCCGGGAATGTGTATAGTAAAAACCTTCCACAAGAAAATAGCACATGGTAATGGCTGTGAAGTAGCCAATGTCTATAAACGCTTCCCACAGGATCGTGTTTTCCGGCAAAAGCACGTTGGCGATATGATTCAGAAGCATGGTAAAAATTGCCAGATATTTAATGGCATCTCGGGTCAGTCCCGGCTTTTCTGTTGTTGACATGATCTCCTCCTTCTATGCAGAAAAATTTTCAGACCTTTCACATCTTCTGCACAATATAATACATTTATCTTACACTGATTTTCTGACTCATACAACTTTTTTTGTTATTTCTGGTCACCAAAAGGACAGTTGCCGTTACTGTTCACTGGTAATGTCCCGCGAGGTGTTTTTTGTGAGCGAAGGTCACAGAAAAGGACAGTTGCCTTTTTCTCAAGGTAAGCTTATACTGTAGAAAACGTGCTGTATTTATATGGCAAAACTTCTCAGCAAACGCTGTAAAACAATAAATTCGGAAAGGAATTATCGATCATGATCCAGGATATCGCACCACATACCTATCACAATGAGTACAAACCTGTGGCTCCGGATAAAGAAAGCCACATCCTCGCCTATGGAGAAGGAAATATCCTTATGAAAAAAGATGGCGAAACTATAACTCTTCCAAGCTTTGGAGAGCTGGAAGGAAAAGTTGAAAATCTCTATGAGAATTATATCTATCTCTTCTCTGTTGATGAAGAACATTTTTATCTGATCCCGGATCTGGATACCAGCCTTCTTCCCGGATATCAGTTTGAGATCATCCGTGTGCTTCGCACAGCAGAGCCTCAGTATCTGGCCTTTGCCGGAATCACCGGATATCAGCTTTTTCAGTGGTACAGCAAGCGTCGTTTCTGCGGTTGCTGCGGCCAGCCAATGGTACACGATAAGACAGAGCGCAAAATGATTTGTCCTTCCTGCGGAAACGGAGAATATCCGGTACTTTCCCCGGCTGTGATCGTTGGCGTTACCAATGGCGATAAGCTGATCCTTTCCAAATATGAGGGACGAAGCCACACACGTTATGCCATGATCGCCGGTTTTGCCGAGATTGGCGAGACTATTGAAGAAACTGTACACCGCGAAGTTATGGAGGAGATCGGCGTAAAGGTCAAAAATCTCCGCTACTACAAGAGCCAGCCATGGTCTTTCTCCGGCACTCTCCTGTTCGGCTTCTACTGTGACCTGGACGGCGACGACACTCTCACTGTAGACCACAACGAACTCTCCATGGCCTCCTGGTTCAACCGCGAGGAAATCCCGGATGAGGGTGATAATATCAGTCTTACCAAGGAAATGATGATGGCATTTAAGCATGGAAAGGCCTGAAGTATCGCTTGCCTGATTCCGTAAACAATTTTTCGTAACCAATTTCACAAAAAAACACCGACCATTCATCTGTACCATGTTCTGTCCAGGCTGCCAGATCATCTCTGACAGCTCAGACCCGGTACATATTTCCGATGAATGCCGGTGTTTTTATTTTCTATTTTTCTATTTTCTTCCGTACCGGAGTAAGCTGGCTAAAACCAGTTTATTTCTCCGCCGTCAGATGCCAGATATCTCTGTTGTATTCCTCGATAGTTCTGTCTGAAGAAAAGTATCCTGCTTTTCCGATGTTTACAAGCATTTTTTCTGCCCATGCGGTTCTGTCCTCATAATCGGACAGTGCCTGATCTTTCACCTTCGCATAATCCTCGAAGTCAAGAAGAGTCATGAACCAGTCTTTGCTTACGATCTCATGATGCAGTCTTCTTAAATGCTCTTCACTTCCAATAGAAAGAAGTTCGTTTCCTACGATAAAGTCTACTGCACGACGGATGCGCTCGTCTTTTTCATAGAAATCTCTGGAGCAGTAATCTGCCTTTTCATAGTGTTCGATAACCTGCTCACTGGACTCACCGAAGATATAGATATTATCCTTACCTACCAGCTGGCTGATCTCCACATTTGCACCATCCATAGTACCAAGTGTCACAGCACCGTTAAGCATAAATTTCATGTTTCCTGTTCCGCTGGCCTCTTTGGAAGCAAGAGAGATCTGCTCGGAGATATCGCAGGCAGGGATCAGCTTCTCTGCTGCACTTACGTTGTAGTTTTCCACCATAACAACCTTCATGTATGGAGAAACCTCCGGATCATTGTTGATAAGCTCCTGTAAGCAGAGAATCAGGTGGATAATGTCCTTTGCGATAACGTATGCAGGAGCTGCTTTTGCACCGAAAATGAAAGTTACCGGGCGCTGCGGCTTCTCGCCTGCTTTGATCTTCAGATAACGGTCAATGATGTAAAGTGCATTCAGCTGCTGACGTTTGTACTCATGAAGACGTTTGATCTGGATATCATAAACACTGTGAGTATTGATTTCCTCTCCTGTGTTGGCTTTGATAAACTCTGCACATCTCTTCTTTGCATCCTGTTTGATCTTCAAGATATTTGCAAGAACATCCTGGTTTCCTTTGAAGTCAAGCATCTTGTCAAGCTCAAAAGAATCCTTGCGGAAGCCGTCACCGATCATGGATGTGATGTACTCAGTCAGCGGATGGTTGCAGTGAAGGAGCCATCTGCGGAAGGTAATTCCGTTTGTCTTGTTATTGAATTTCTCCGGATAGATCTCATAGAACTGATGAAGCTCTGTCTCCTTCAGGATATCGGTATGAAGGGATGCAACACCGTTGATGGAAAATCCGTAGTGGATGTCCATATGTGCCATGTGGACCAGGTCGTTCTTGTCGATGATGGCAAGATTTTCCTGCGGATATTTTGCTTTGATACGCTCGTCCAGCTTGCGGATGATCGGCATCAGGTGCGGAACAACCTCCTCAAGATAAGAGATCGGCCATTTCTCAAGTGCCTCTGCAAGAATGGTATGGTTGGTATAAGCGCATACATGAGATACGATCTCGCATGCCTCCTCAAACTCGATCCCACGCTCTGTGAGAAGACGGATAAGTTCCGGAATTACCATACTCGGATGTGTATCGTTGATCTGGATCACTGCATAATCGGCAAGGTCATGAAGATTGCAGCCTTTTGCTGTTGCCTCATCCAGAATCAGCTGTGCCGCATTGCTTACCATGAAGTACTGCTGATAAATACGAAGCTTTCTTCCTGCGTCATCGCTGTCATCCGGATACAGGAACAGTGTCAGGTTGTGGAGCAGATCCTTCTTATCAAAGGAGATTCCCTCGCCTACAATGCTCTCATCTGCAATATCAATATCAAAAAGGCGAAGCTTGATCGCTTTGTTCTCATAGCCTGCCACGTCAATATCATACAGTGTGGATTTCAGCATAAAGCCCTTAAACGGCACGTAATAGGAAACGCCTGCATCTGTAAGCCAGCTCTCCGGCTGGATCCACGGATTCGGTGTCTCAAACTGAAGATGATCCTTAAACTCCTGTTTGAAAAGTCCGAGGTGATAATTAAGTCCGATTCCTTCTCCCGGAAGTCCCAGAGTTGCGATGGAATCCAGGAAGCAAGCTGCCAGACGGCCAAGTCCGCCATTTCCGAGAGATGGCTCCGGCTCGATCTCCTCGATCATGGAAAGCTCTTTTCCGTTTTCTTTAAGATATTTCGCAACTTCATCGTAAACGCCCAGATTGATCAGGTTGTTGGAAAGAAGCTTACCGATAAGGAACTCTGCGGAAATATAATAAATTTTCTTTTTTCCTTCCTGGTAGCCGCGGCCCTTCAGCTGCTCCTTTGTCCAGGAGAGAAGTCCGTGATAGATTTCCTCGTTTGTACAATCTTTTACATTTTTGTTATATTTGTCTTCAAATACTTTGCTTAATGTTTCCATTTTTGATCTCCTTTCATGGATCTTGATGGGATGAAATATGTTTTTACAAGGTTGTTTGCTTTGTTTTTGATGTTATTAGGATATCACGCATTTCTTTTCAAAAATATAACAATCCTGTCATGATATGCAAGATATTTGTCAGACTGTTTTCACTTTTTACTGTAGCTCTGCATAAAAACGCAAACGTGACATATGCGGTTGCTTCGGGATCTTTCTCAGGTCTGTCTCATACTCTTCCTGTACTTATGCGGTGAAATCTTATTGGACTGCTGAAATTTCTTTATAAAATAACTTGTACTGTTAAATCCCACCTCCATGGCAATCTCCGTCACAGGTGCATCGGAATGTGTAAGAAGATACTTTGCCTTCTCCATACGGAAGTCATTGATGTACTCCACCAGGGTTTTTCCCGTATACTGGCGAAAAAGCTTCATAAAATAATACTCACTGTAATTGGAAAGTCCGGAAAGCTCTGAAACGGTAAGATTCTCCTGATAGTGAAGGCTGATATGATCCAGCACTTCCTTTACTGCTGCAAGGCTCTTGTTCTGCTCTGTGCTTACCGGGATAATATAATGCTTCGTCAACATCTCATAAAAGAAATCAAAGAACAGCATTTTCAGCTTCACATAAAAATATGGCTTTTTCTCCGTATGACAGTCATGGATCTCCAGAAAAATTTCCCGAAGCTTCTCATATCCGGAATCTCCTTCTTCTATATGATGGCAGAATTCTGCCTTGTTTTCTATTAATGGTGATACCACACATTCCTGGCAGATATCTCCCGGCTGACCTGCAAGGAAGCCCAGGCTGAAAACCACACTCTTATAATAAAGAGGCTTCTTAAGATCAGTCCGCATACTATGGAGAACTCCACAGTTCACGATCAGGATATCCCCCTTTTTCAGGCGGATGCTCTCCCGGTTCAGTCTGGCAAAGCCACTGCCTTTTTCAATATACATGATCTCCATCTCACTGTGCCAGTGGTCATACAGTGCATGAAAAATCTCACAGTTCGCCATATAGGTTTCCACCGGAAGCTCGAAGGAACCGTGAGGGCTTAATTCTTTTAAATTATCATCCACTTCGGATACGTGAAGAGGATTTTTTTCGGATGTGTCTGTTTCTGGCATGATTTCCTCCGTGATCTTCAGGTGAATACCGCAAGCAGTTATTCCACTCAAGCGGATATTCGCAATCCGCATTCGCTACTTGCTCATAACAGAATAACTGCCAAACAGTTATTCTGTTAAAATATAATATCAATTCCGTCTGGCTGCATAAGCATATCTGCCAGTTCTTCGGCATCTGATGAAATCTCTTTTACAC from Blautia sp. SC05B48 encodes:
- the sdaAB gene encoding L-serine ammonia-lyase, iron-sulfur-dependent subunit beta, with the protein product MSFISVFDVMGPNMIGPSSSHTAGAARIAFLAQKMITPPLKKVEFILYGSFARTYKGHGTDRALLGGIMGFSTDDMRIRNSFDIAREQGIDFSFTPNETETDVHPNTVDIHMVNDQGQEMTVRGESLGGGKVRIVEINHVKVDFTGEYSAIIVIHQDTPGVVAYITKCLSERNINIAFMRLFRESKGTTAYTIVESDGHLPEDIVESIHRNTNIHDVMVVQM
- the sdaAA gene encoding L-serine ammonia-lyase, iron-sulfur-dependent, subunit alpha → MDFKNAKELLALCQKKKLPISEVMRQREILLGETTAEIVDQRMDRVLEIMKDAAFSPIKDPVISMGGLIGGEARKLCEFHDLGKSLCGNVLGKGITYAMATLETNASMGLIVASPTAGSAGIVPGMMLALQEVYGFSDKKIRQALFNAGAIGYLAMRNATVAGAVGGCQAEVGIASAMAASAAVELLGGTPLQCTYAASTVLMNMLGLVCDPVGGLVEYPCQNRNAAGVSNALIAAEMSLAGIPQFIPLDEMIDAMYTVGKKLPAELRETALGGCAATPSACEKCHLCS
- the nudC gene encoding NAD(+) diphosphatase, which codes for MIQDIAPHTYHNEYKPVAPDKESHILAYGEGNILMKKDGETITLPSFGELEGKVENLYENYIYLFSVDEEHFYLIPDLDTSLLPGYQFEIIRVLRTAEPQYLAFAGITGYQLFQWYSKRRFCGCCGQPMVHDKTERKMICPSCGNGEYPVLSPAVIVGVTNGDKLILSKYEGRSHTRYAMIAGFAEIGETIEETVHREVMEEIGVKVKNLRYYKSQPWSFSGTLLFGFYCDLDGDDTLTVDHNELSMASWFNREEIPDEGDNISLTKEMMMAFKHGKA
- a CDS encoding dicarboxylate/amino acid:cation symporter, with translation MEKKKIKIGLVPKLIIAIIIGILFGQFLPEGFCRFVVTLSGFFSTFLKFVIPLMILAYVTMGIADLSQGAGKLLLITVALAYGSTLIAGSASYLVSSSLFPHFMSEGALDQIAATADASLTPFFSITLEPVMDTLSAVALAFVMGLCLSSMRGKEMGNSLYNGMSDFSKIIDKVLHTIIIPLLPLYICGTFTDMTISGKTFAILSILWKVFLVVIIMHLICITIQFVIAGTVSKKNPFTLIKNQIPGYTTALGTQSSAATIPVNLECAKKDGVCEQIRNFVVPLCANIHMAGSMITITACATAVCLMNQLPISLGIIVPFIMTLGVAMVASPGAPGGSIMTALPFLYMVFGAEAGDPDGAICAIMVALYITQDSFGTACNVSGDNAIGVIVDTIYKKFIVKTPQEN
- a CDS encoding TraX family protein; translated protein: MSTTEKPGLTRDAIKYLAIFTMLLNHIANVLLPENTILWEAFIDIGYFTAITMCYFLVEGFYYTHSRRKYGERLLIFAGISQVPYMMAFGNSQLNMIFTLFICFMILVVQERMMASKWRIPLLILLLLLSICSDWAILAPVFTIWFHEGWGNRKRMITAYGVGAILFALFNYSSYVEKMAAGPAMIHALLSALGIVASGIIILCFYNGKKSEKAPKFSKWFFYVFYPAHLLVLSIVRVII
- the glgP gene encoding glycogen/starch/alpha-glucan family phosphorylase codes for the protein METLSKVFEDKYNKNVKDCTNEEIYHGLLSWTKEQLKGRGYQEGKKKIYYISAEFLIGKLLSNNLINLGVYDEVAKYLKENGKELSMIEEIEPEPSLGNGGLGRLAACFLDSIATLGLPGEGIGLNYHLGLFKQEFKDHLQFETPNPWIQPESWLTDAGVSYYVPFKGFMLKSTLYDIDVAGYENKAIKLRLFDIDIADESIVGEGISFDKKDLLHNLTLFLYPDDSDDAGRKLRIYQQYFMVSNAAQLILDEATAKGCNLHDLADYAVIQINDTHPSMVIPELIRLLTERGIEFEEACEIVSHVCAYTNHTILAEALEKWPISYLEEVVPHLMPIIRKLDERIKAKYPQENLAIIDKNDLVHMAHMDIHYGFSINGVASLHTDILKETELHQFYEIYPEKFNNKTNGITFRRWLLHCNHPLTEYITSMIGDGFRKDSFELDKMLDFKGNQDVLANILKIKQDAKKRCAEFIKANTGEEINTHSVYDIQIKRLHEYKRQQLNALYIIDRYLKIKAGEKPQRPVTFIFGAKAAPAYVIAKDIIHLILCLQELINNDPEVSPYMKVVMVENYNVSAAEKLIPACDISEQISLASKEASGTGNMKFMLNGAVTLGTMDGANVEISQLVGKDNIYIFGESSEQVIEHYEKADYCSRDFYEKDERIRRAVDFIVGNELLSIGSEEHLRRLHHEIVSKDWFMTLLDFEDYAKVKDQALSDYEDRTAWAEKMLVNIGKAGYFSSDRTIEEYNRDIWHLTAEK
- a CDS encoding AraC family transcriptional regulator → MPETDTSEKNPLHVSEVDDNLKELSPHGSFELPVETYMANCEIFHALYDHWHSEMEIMYIEKGSGFARLNRESIRLKKGDILIVNCGVLHSMRTDLKKPLYYKSVVFSLGFLAGQPGDICQECVVSPLIENKAEFCHHIEEGDSGYEKLREIFLEIHDCHTEKKPYFYVKLKMLFFDFFYEMLTKHYIIPVSTEQNKSLAAVKEVLDHISLHYQENLTVSELSGLSNYSEYYFMKLFRQYTGKTLVEYINDFRMEKAKYLLTHSDAPVTEIAMEVGFNSTSYFIKKFQQSNKISPHKYRKSMRQT
- a CDS encoding LysR family transcriptional regulator, which produces MEIRQLETFVHVAQLQSFSRAAEVLGYTQSAITVQIRLLESELETRLFDRTGKRVVLTPSGKEFMGHASRILYDVNKAKKSMNDDAELKNPLHIGTIESLCTAKLPAVLSKFRELHPKVNMQVTIDTPEQLIRMMEHNGLDLIYILDTPRWEQNWMKVMEKAEPVVFVASADSEFAGKTLKMEDILEEPFFLTEKNANYRQALDQQLALKKQALSPVLEISDTAFIIRMLEKNHGLSFLPYLAVERDIRKGRIALLHVEDVEISMYRQIFYHKNKFKTREMEEFIRLAAE